DNA from Streptomyces rishiriensis:
TCCCGTTCACGCTCGCCAACCGGCGGATGAAGAACGTGCTGCTGGCCCTGATGATGACGGAGCACGCGGTGATCGCCGTGCTGCTCGGGCTGCCGTTCTTCTCGCTGGCGATGATCGCGACGGACGCCGTCTTCCTGCCGACGACCTTCCTGCACAGGATGGGCGGATGGGCGGCACGCGCGCGTGGAGCGCTGCTGTCCGGCGGCGGTCGTACGGCGGTACCGGAGCCGCGCGCCCAGGAGAACCCCGAGCACACCCACGTAGGGTTCACGGCATGACCGACCCCGTGGCCGCCGGCTCCGATCCGCTCGGCCAGTGGCGCCGGCTCGCCGACGCCTCCGTCCTGCTCGACGGCTTCCACGCCCTCAAGCACGCCGTGCGCTTCGGGGCCGAGGTCCCGGTGGCGGTCACCGCCGACCGGCGGGCGACGCTCGCCCTCGCCGGCGAACTCGCCCCGGACGTGCGCGACGCGCTGGACGCGCTGCTGACGGAGGTCGCGGAGGCGACGTACACCTCCCTGGTGCCGCGTCCGCATCCCACCGCGGTCGCCGCGCTGGCCGTACGGCCCTCCCGCGAGGCCAATCTGGAGCGGCTGGGGCACGCGCCTCGGAGCACTCCCGTCGTGGTCCTGGACAACCCGCGCAACCTCGGGAACGCGGGCGCGGTGATCCGGCTGGCCGCCGGTTTCGGGGCCACCGGGGTGGTCACCACGGGCACGCTCGACCCCTGGCATCCGACCGTGGTGCGCGGCGGGGCGGGGCTGCACTTCGCGACCGCCGTGGAGCGGCTGACCGTCGACGAACTGCCGGCCGGCCCGGTGTTCGCCCTCGACCCGGAGGGGGACGACCTCCGGGGCGTCAAGCTGCCGGACGACGCGCTGCTGGCCTTCGGCTCGGAGCGCAGCGGGCTCTCTGCCGAGCTGCGCGCGCGTGCCGACCACCTTCTCGCCCTGCCGATGCGCCCCCAGGTCTCCAGCTACAACCTCGCGACCAGTGTGGCCATGACGCTGTACCACTGGAGCGCCACCGGGGGCGCGTCTGTGCCACCGAGGGAGCGACCTCGGGGGCGCACCGCACGTCCCCTGGAGGACTAGGTGTCCCTGCGGACCTCCACCACCCGGAAGCGGTTCGCGACGAACGCGCCGTCGGTGAGGGCCGCGTTGGCCGCCGGGTTGCCGCCCGAGCCGTGGAAGTCGGAGAACGCGGCCGTCTGGTTGACGTAGACCCCGCCGGTGAGGTTGAGGGACAGCTGAGCGGCCTCCTCCAGGCAGACCTCCTCGATCGCCCGCTCGATCTCCTCGTCGGTGGTGTACGCGCCGACCGTCATCGCGCCCTTCTCGCGCACCGTGCGCCGCAGCAGGGCGACCGCGTCCGCCGCCGAGTCGACAGCGACGGCGAAGGAGACCGGGCCGAAGCACTCGTCCATGTAGGCGGCCTCGTCGTCCGTTCCCTCCCAGTACTTCCGCGCCCCGTCGAGCTTGACGAGCACCGGGGTGCGCACGATCGCGTCCGGGAACTCCGGGTTGCTCACCTCGCGGGAGGCGAGGGCGACCTCGCCGAGGCCCGCGGCGGCCTCCAGGCGGGCCTTGACGTCCGGGTTGACGATGGCGCCGAGCAGCGCGTTCGCGCGCGCGTCGTCGCCGAGGAGGCCGTCGACCGAGCGGGCGAGGTCGGCGACGACCTCGTCGAAGGTCTTCGCGCCCTCGTCGGTGCGGATGCCGTCGCGGGGGATCAGCAGGTTCTGCGGGGTCGTGCACATCTGGCCGCTGTACAGGGAGAGCGAGAACGCCAGGTTGGCGAGCATGCCCTTGTAGTTCGCCGTCGACTCCACGATCACCGTGTTCACGCCGGCCTTCTCGGTGTAGACCTGCGCCTGACGGGCGTTGGTCTCCAGCCAGTCGCCGAAGGCGGTCGAACCGGTGTAGTCGACGATCCTGATCTCCGGGCGGGTGGCCAGGGTCTTGGCGATGCCCTCGCCGGGGCGCTCGGCGGCCAGCGCGACCAGGTTCGGGTCGAATCCGGCCTCGGTGAGCACCTCGCGGGCGACGCCGACGGTCAGCGCGAGCGGCAGCACCGCGCGCGGGTGGGGCTTGACCAGGACCGCGTTGCCGGTGGCCAGGGAGGCGAACAGGCCCGGGTAGCCGTTCCACGTCGGGAAGGTGTTGCAGCCGATGAGCAGGGCGATCCCGCGCGGGACCGGCGTGAAGCTCTTGGTCATCGTGAGCGGGTCGCGCTTGCCCTGGGGCTTGCTCCACTCCGCCGTGCCGGGCGTGCGGACCTGCTCCGCGTACGCGTACGCCACCGCTTCCAGGCCGCGGTCCTGCGCGTGCGGGCCGCCCGCCTGGAAGGCCATCATGAAGGCCTGTCCTGAGGTGTGCATGACCGCGTGCGCGAACTCGTGGGTCCGGTCGCTGATCCGCTTGAGGATCTCCAGACAGACCACCGCGCGCAGTTCCGCTCCCGCGTCGCGCCAGGCGCCCTGTCCGGCCCGCATGGCCGGCAGCAGCGTGTCCACGTCCGCGTGCGGGTAGGTCACGCCCAGTTCGACGCCGTACGGCGAGACCTCGCCGCCCACCCAGCCGTCGGTGCCGGGCTGGCCGAGGTCGAGGCGGGTGTGCAGAACGGCGTCGAAGGCGGCCTTGCCGGCCGCGGCGTCCAGGCTGCCGTTCTCCCCGTACGCCTTGGGGTGTTCCGGGTGCGGGGACCAGTACGCGCGGGTGCGGATCGCTTCCAGGGCCTGGTCGAGGGTGGGCCGGTGCTGGGCGATCAGAGCGTGCGCGGTCGGTTCGGCGGCGGCCATGCGGGACCAACTCCTCGTCTTGAGAACTCTCCGTCGAGCTCATGACCTGGCGGAAACCTGGGCAGGAACAGCCAGTCAGAGCTAGAGTAACCGAACGATCGGTCGGGACAAGGGGGCCTGCCGCATCTGTGGAAATCCCCGTGCGGGAGGATCGCGCACATGACAGCAATCGACCTCAACAGCCCCGTGGCCGTCGTCGGCACCGGCACCATGGGCCAGGGCATCGCCCAGGTCGCGCTCGTCGCCGGTCACCCCGTGCGGCTGTACGACGCCGTGCCCGGCCGTGCCCGCGAGGCGGCCGCCGCCATCGGCGCCCGCCTGGACCGGCTCGTCGAGAAGGACCGCCTCGCCGCCGCCGACCGGGACGAGGCACGTGCCCGCCTGAGGCCTGCGGAGAGCGTCACCGAGCTCGCCGACTGCTCCCTGGTCGTCGAGGCCGTCGTGGAGCTGCTGGAGGCCAAGCAGGAGCTGTTCCGGCAGCTGGAGGACGTCGTCGGCGAGGACTGTCTGCTCGCCACCAACACCTCGTCCCTGTCGGTGACCGCCGTCGGGGGCGCCCTGCGCAACCCGGGCCGCCTGGTGGGCCTGCACTTCTTCAACCCGGCGCCGCTGCTGCCGCTGGTCGAGGTCGTCTCCGGGTACGCCACCGACGTCACGTCGGCCACCCGCGCGTACGAGACCGCCCGCGCCTGGGGCAAGACGCCGGTCGCCTGCGCCGACACCCCCGGCTTCATCGTGAACCGGATCGCTCGGCCCTTCTACGCCGAGGCGTTCGCCGTCTACGAGGCGCAGGGCGCCGACCCGGCCACCATCGACGCGATCCTGCGCGAGTCGGGCGGCTTCAAGATGGGCGCCTTCGAGCTGACCGACCTGATCGGACAGGACGTCAACGAGTCGGTCACGCACTCCGTATGGCGGTCCTTCTTCCAGGACGTGCGCTTCACGCCCTCGCTCGCCCAGCGGCGTCTGGTCGAGTCGGGCCGTCTCGGCCGCAAGACCGGCCAAGGCTGGTACGACTACGCGGACAAGGCCGGAGCCGCCGAACCGCACACCGCGGAGAAGGCACAGCCGCCCGCGTACGTCGTCGCCGAGGGGAACCTGGGCCCCGCCTCCGAACTGCTCGCGCTGATCCGCGAGGCGGGCATCCAGGTCCGCGAGGAGGAGGACGACCACGGCACCCGTCTGGTGCTGCCGGGCGATGGTCAGCTCGCCCTCGCCGACGGCCAGACCTCCGTGGAGTTCCGGGACGTCGTCTACTTCGACCTCGCCCTGGACTACCGCAAGGCCACCCGCATCGCCCTGTCCGCCTCCAAGGACACCTCCACCCGGACGATGTCCGAGGCGATCGGCCTGTTCCAGGCGCTCGGCAAGGACGTCAGCGTCATCGGCGACGTCCCCGGCATGATCGTCGCCCGTACGGTCGCGCGGATCGTCGACCTCGCGCACGACGCGGTGGCCAAGGGCGTGGCCACCGAGGAGGACATCGACACCGCGATGCGCCTGGGCGTGAACTACCCCCTCGGCCCCTTCGAGTGGAGCCGCAGACTGGGCCGCACCTGGGCCTGCTCCCTCCTGGACGACCTGCACGAGCGCGACCCCTCCGGCCGCTACGCGCCGTCCCTCGCGCTGTACCGCCACTCCTACGCCACCGAGAAGCGGGAGGGCGCCTCGTGACCACCGCCAAACGCGATACGTACACCCCGGAGACCCTGCTCTCCGTCGCCGTCCAGGTCTTCAACGAGCGCGGCTACGACGGCACCTCCATGGAGCACCTCTCCAAGGCGGCCGGCATCTCCAAGTCGTCGATCTACCACCATGTCGCCGGCAAGGAGGAGCTGCTGCGGCGCGCCGTCAGCCGGGCCCTCGACGGCCTCTTCGGGATCCTCGAGGAGGAGCACGCGCGCGTGGGGCACGCCTCGGAGCGCCTGGAGTACGTCGTGCGGCGCATGGTGGAGGTGCTCATCGGCGAACTGCCGTACGTGACGCTGCTGCTGCGCGTGCGCGGCAACACCGACACCGAGCGGTGGGCCCTGGAGCGGCGCCGGGATTTCGACCACCGGGTCGCCGAGCTGCTGAAGGCGGCCGCCGCCGACGGGGACATACGCGGTGACATGGAGTTCCGGCTCGCGACCCGGCTGGTCTTCGGGATGATCAACTCGATCGTCGAGTGGTACCGCCCGGGCGGCCGGGGCATGGTCGAGATCGAGGTCGCCGACGCCGTCGTGCGGCTGGTCTTCGAGGGGCTGCGCGCGACCCCGTAGGGCTCACCCCTGCGGCTCCAGGTCCTCCTCCTCGAACACCAGCAGCGTGCGCGTGCTGAGCACCTCCGGGATCGCCTGGAGCCGGGTGAGGACCACCTCGCGCAGCGCCCTGTTGTCCGGCGTGTGCACCAGGAGCAGGACGTCGAAGTCGCCCCCCACGAGGGCGATGTGGGAGGCGCCGGGCAGCAGTCTGAGCTGCTCGCGCACCGTTCGCCAGGAGTTCTGCACGATCTTCAGCGTGATGTAGGCGCTCGTGCCCTGACCGGCGCGCTCGTGGTCGACACGGGCGCCGAAGCCGCGGATGACGCCGTCCTCGATGAGCCGGTTGATCCGCGCGTAGGCGTTGGCGCGCGAGACATGGACCCGCTCGGCGACCGACCGTATCGAGGCGCGGCCGTCCGCCTGGAGCATCTGGAGGATGTCCTGATCGATCGCGTCGAGCGGACGCGGCGGCGGCAGCGGGGCGCCGCCCTGGGCGGGGGCGGCACTCGGCGCCGGGGCGCCGGTCGACGGCGGAGGGCTGCCCGGAGGCGGCGACGTGCCGTTCTCCGGCCCGTCGGCCATTTGTTCAGGCGCCATGTCCCCCTGCCTCCCTGCCATGGACGTACTGCATTCATCTCAGGTTGTGGAGAACCGTTTGTCCACAGCCTGAGGGGCCCTGTAGCCAAAATGTGCCGACGACCGAACAATCGGTAGGTGAGGCGCATCACAACCGGCGCGCCTCCCGTAGCCACTCCCACGAGGAGGTGCCGTCATGACGGTCATGGAGCAACGGGGCGCGTACCGGCCGACCCCGCCGCCGGCCTGGCAGCCCCGCACCGATCCCACGCCGCTGCTGCCCGACGCGGAGCCCTACCGCGTTCTCGGCACCGACGCGGCCGCGCAGGCCGACCCGGAGCTGCTGCGCCGGCTGTACGCCCAGCTGGTGCGCGGCCGGCGCTACAACGTGCAGGCCACTG
Protein-coding regions in this window:
- a CDS encoding 3-hydroxyacyl-CoA dehydrogenase: MTAIDLNSPVAVVGTGTMGQGIAQVALVAGHPVRLYDAVPGRAREAAAAIGARLDRLVEKDRLAAADRDEARARLRPAESVTELADCSLVVEAVVELLEAKQELFRQLEDVVGEDCLLATNTSSLSVTAVGGALRNPGRLVGLHFFNPAPLLPLVEVVSGYATDVTSATRAYETARAWGKTPVACADTPGFIVNRIARPFYAEAFAVYEAQGADPATIDAILRESGGFKMGAFELTDLIGQDVNESVTHSVWRSFFQDVRFTPSLAQRRLVESGRLGRKTGQGWYDYADKAGAAEPHTAEKAQPPAYVVAEGNLGPASELLALIREAGIQVREEEDDHGTRLVLPGDGQLALADGQTSVEFRDVVYFDLALDYRKATRIALSASKDTSTRTMSEAIGLFQALGKDVSVIGDVPGMIVARTVARIVDLAHDAVAKGVATEEDIDTAMRLGVNYPLGPFEWSRRLGRTWACSLLDDLHERDPSGRYAPSLALYRHSYATEKREGAS
- the paaN gene encoding phenylacetic acid degradation protein PaaN, which produces MAAAEPTAHALIAQHRPTLDQALEAIRTRAYWSPHPEHPKAYGENGSLDAAAGKAAFDAVLHTRLDLGQPGTDGWVGGEVSPYGVELGVTYPHADVDTLLPAMRAGQGAWRDAGAELRAVVCLEILKRISDRTHEFAHAVMHTSGQAFMMAFQAGGPHAQDRGLEAVAYAYAEQVRTPGTAEWSKPQGKRDPLTMTKSFTPVPRGIALLIGCNTFPTWNGYPGLFASLATGNAVLVKPHPRAVLPLALTVGVAREVLTEAGFDPNLVALAAERPGEGIAKTLATRPEIRIVDYTGSTAFGDWLETNARQAQVYTEKAGVNTVIVESTANYKGMLANLAFSLSLYSGQMCTTPQNLLIPRDGIRTDEGAKTFDEVVADLARSVDGLLGDDARANALLGAIVNPDVKARLEAAAGLGEVALASREVSNPEFPDAIVRTPVLVKLDGARKYWEGTDDEAAYMDECFGPVSFAVAVDSAADAVALLRRTVREKGAMTVGAYTTDEEIERAIEEVCLEEAAQLSLNLTGGVYVNQTAAFSDFHGSGGNPAANAALTDGAFVANRFRVVEVRRDT
- a CDS encoding Lrp/AsnC family transcriptional regulator; translated protein: MAPEQMADGPENGTSPPPGSPPPSTGAPAPSAAPAQGGAPLPPPRPLDAIDQDILQMLQADGRASIRSVAERVHVSRANAYARINRLIEDGVIRGFGARVDHERAGQGTSAYITLKIVQNSWRTVREQLRLLPGASHIALVGGDFDVLLLVHTPDNRALREVVLTRLQAIPEVLSTRTLLVFEEEDLEPQG
- a CDS encoding TrmH family RNA methyltransferase, whose product is MTDPVAAGSDPLGQWRRLADASVLLDGFHALKHAVRFGAEVPVAVTADRRATLALAGELAPDVRDALDALLTEVAEATYTSLVPRPHPTAVAALAVRPSREANLERLGHAPRSTPVVVLDNPRNLGNAGAVIRLAAGFGATGVVTTGTLDPWHPTVVRGGAGLHFATAVERLTVDELPAGPVFALDPEGDDLRGVKLPDDALLAFGSERSGLSAELRARADHLLALPMRPQVSSYNLATSVAMTLYHWSATGGASVPPRERPRGRTARPLED
- a CDS encoding TetR/AcrR family transcriptional regulator, which produces MTTAKRDTYTPETLLSVAVQVFNERGYDGTSMEHLSKAAGISKSSIYHHVAGKEELLRRAVSRALDGLFGILEEEHARVGHASERLEYVVRRMVEVLIGELPYVTLLLRVRGNTDTERWALERRRDFDHRVAELLKAAAADGDIRGDMEFRLATRLVFGMINSIVEWYRPGGRGMVEIEVADAVVRLVFEGLRATP